CGGTGGTGGATATATTGGCGGAGATAAACTGGAAGAAAAAGAATATGCTACAAAATTAGCTGATAATGGCTATTCTGTTGCAGTTATGAACTATGAACTTGTTCCTGAAACTACTTACCCAATACCAGTTAGACAAGTAGGTGAATTTATTAAGCATCTCGAGGCTAATCAAGAGGTATATGGACTCAGTATGGTTAATTTATTTATTGCTGGTGATTCGGCAGGTGCTCAAATAGCCAGTCAATTTATAGCTGCTCAAACAAATCCAGCTTATGGGAAACAAATTCAGGTAGAGGCTGTTCCAACGCTTAAGGAAATTAAAGGAGCATTGCTGTATTGTGGTCCATATAACTTAATCGATATTGTTGAGGACTCGACTTCACAGATTGTTAGTTTTTCCTTTGATAAAATTGGCTGGAGCTATTTTGATGAACGTAACTGGGAAAATTCAGAAAAAGCGAAGCTTTCAGTTGTGCCAAATTACGTTAACAAAGACTTTCCACCTACCTTTATAACGGATGGCAATACGTCTTCTTTTGAGCAACAGGGAAGAGAGTTTGCAAGTAAATTAGAAGAAGTCGGAGTACCTATAAAAACAAGATTTTTTGATTCAAAAGAGGTCGAAACGCGGCATGAATACCAATTTAAATTAACGACGCCCCCTGGAAAAATAGCATTTGAAGATACCTTGAATTTTTTAAAGGCATATCAAAAGTAAGGCTTCAATTTAAATGGGTACTAAAGTATAGATTATTTAAAAAAATAATAGTAAGGGAGTTCTGAATATGAAAAAAATAACAGTTAGAAAAGAATATTTCCAAGACAATAATGTATTTAGCGCAGATACTACTCTAGATGGCGAAGATGTGTTACGCGTCATTAAAGATCCTGTTATTCTGGCGGATGATGAAGCTACATATGCTAGGCTTCAAAATTTTGAATTTTATAACGGAACGATTGAAGTTAAAGTTCTAAGTCGTCTTTTGCCAGATGCACCTGATCACGCCAGAGGTTTTATCGGAGTGTCTTTTCGGATTGATGAGAATAATAGTCATTTTGAAGGGATATATATAAGACCTACCAATGGTCGTTCAGAGGATCAAGTTAGAAGAAATCGCTCTGTCCAATATTTTTCATACCCTGATTTTAAGTATGACCGTTTTCGAGAGGAAAATCCAGGTATGTATGAATCATATGCTGATATCGGTCTGAATGAATGGATAGATATGAAAATTGAAGTAGAAAACAATAAAGCAAAACTATTTCTAAATAATGCAGAACAACCAGTCTTGATTGTTAATGATCTTAAACTTGGAGCAATGCAAAAAGGCGGCATAGGTCTTTGGGTTGATATTGGAACAGAAGGCTTTTTTAAAGACTTAAAAATCAATAGCCTGTAAAACGTAGTTGATAACTAAGCCTGAATTCAATCACCTAACGTTTAAAAATGAATACTAAGGAGTAAACCAGAGGATATAAAATTGGGTTTGCTCCTTTTTTTCACGAAATAATTCTTCTTGCAATTCAAAAGTAGCCGTGCTATTATAAATGTGTAATCGGTTACACAAAAGAAAAGTGGTGAGATAATGACAACAATTAAAGATGTAGCAAAGCATGCAGGTGTTTCAGTAGCGACTGTTTCACGAACAATCAACAATAGTGGATATGTTGGTGTAGAATCAAGAAAGAAAATTGAGCTGGCAATTAAAGAACTTAATTTTTATCCGAATGAAGTTGCTAGATCATTATTCCAAAAAAAGTCTAAGTTTGTTGGATTGTTGTTGCCAGATATATCAAACCCATTCTTTCCTTTACTTGCTAAAGGTGTCGAAGATAAGATGAACCAAATGGGGTATCAACTTATTTTAGGTAATGTGCAAGAAGATATGGACAAAGAAAAAGAATACTTAAAAGCCTTTGCTCAAAATAACGTTGCTGGTGTATTATCAGCGATTAATGGTGGCACGAAAGAATTGAAAAATATTCCTTTAGTGATGCTTGATCGTGTGGATACAGATAAAGAGTATGGCGTGCATTCAAATGATTTCGAAGGCGGTCAACTAGCAGCTCAAGCAATTGCAGAACGCAATCCAAAAGAAATCGTCGTGATGGTTGGTCCAAGAAGTATTCATGGCTCATTGGAACGTTTAAGAGGAACGGAAAAAGTTTTAAATAATTTCAAGTTAAACTATCATTTATTGGAAACGAGTTCTTTCCAGTTTGATGCTACCCAAGCGACAACAGATGAATTATTTAAACAATTTCCAAAAGTGGATAGCATCATTGCATCTAATGATGTTCATGCGTTATCGATTTTACAAGAAGCTTTGCGCCGTGGCATTAAAGTGCCAGAAGTGCTTCAAATCATTGGGTATGATGATATTCCGTTTAGCCAGATGCTTTTTCCTAGTTTAGCGACGATTGCCCAACCAGCATACGAAATTGGCTTCCGTGGAGCAGAATTATTATGTGATCGAATTGAAAATAAACTGGTGAAAGAAAAAACGATTCAGTTACCAGTAAAAATAAAAATTAGAGAGTCTTTAAGGAAGAAGGTTTTAGAATGAGTAAAATAACTGTTATTGGAAGTTTAGCAAAAGATTTTGTTGTAAGTGTAGATAAACGCCCCGTAGTTGGTGAAACAATTATTGGGAATGATTTTAAAACAACTTTTGGTGGAAAAGGAGCGAATCAAGCAGTTGCTGCTGCACGATTAGGCAGTCATGTTGCCATGATAGGGAAAGTTGGAGCAGATTCATTTGGAACAGAAATCATAGCGAATTTAAAAGAAAATCAGATCTCTGTCAGCGGTGTGGAACCCGTTACACATTTACCTAGTGGTTCGGCACATATTACTTTAGCAGATGGCGATAATAGTATTGTTGTGATATCTGGAGCCAATAATGCTGTTGATATCCAACAACTAACTAAAAACCAAGAACGAATAAAAACTAGTGATTTAGTGTTACTGCAACAAGAAATTCCTAGCGAAACAGTCGAAGCGATTGTTGATTTTTGTTATCAACATAAGATTCCAACTGTCTTAAATCCAGCGCCAGCACGTTCAATTAGTCAAAATGTAATTGATAAAGTGACCTATTTAACACCAAATGAGCATGAATTTGAAGAGTTATTTCCGCAATTAACGGTGTCGGAAGGCTTAGCGAAATACCCAAATAAGTTGATTATTACAGTAGGATCAAAAGGTGTGCTCTTTAATAATGGACAAGAAGAAATTTTAGTGCCTTCTTACCAAGTGACACCTGTTGATACAACTGGTGCCGGGGATACATTTAATGGAGCTTTTTCCGTAGCCTTAACGAATCAACTAAGTGTTGCAGAAAGTATCCGATTTGGAAATTTAGCGGCGTCTCTTTCCATTCAAAAATTTGGGGCACAAGGTGGTATGCCAAAACTAGAGGAATTGAAGGAGCAACCTGGATATGAAAAAACATGGAATTTTAAATAGTGATATTTCAAAAGTATTAAGCGACTTAGGACATACAGATCAAATTACAATTGGCGATGCAGGTTTGCCTGTTCCAGAGGGAGTTTTAAAAATTGATTTAGCCTTAGCTTTATCAGATCCCGAATTTATAAAAGTTTTCGGCTTAGTACTAGAAGATATGGTTGTTGAAGAGATGGTGTTAGCCAAAGAAATTGGAGTTAGTAATCAAAAGCAACTTAAGCAAATAAAAGAGCTAGCCCCAATGATTCCAATTCATTACCTTAGTCATGAAGAGTTTAAGGAACAAACGAAGAAATCTAAAGTTATTATCCGTACAGGTGAAGCCACTCCTTATTCAAATGTTATTTTACAAGCTGGAGTTATTTTTTAATAGTTTCTTAGACTAGCTCTTATGAGCCAACTCTGGCAGAAGATTTCATCATTTTTCAGCAGAGTTAAACGGCTCAATGAGCATACTACACTAGGGAGGTCCAAAATATGGAAGTCATAATGAAGAATATCTATAAAGCCTTTGGAACAAATGCTGTTTTAGAAGGTGTGAATTTTGATACTCATGGTGGTGAAATTCATGCCTTGATGGGCGAAAATGGTGCTGGTAAATCAACCATGATGAATATTTTAACGGGTATGCATAAAAAAGATCAGGGAACAATTTTAATTAATGGAAAAGAGCATAGTTACACAAATCCAAAAGAAGCTGAAGAGCATGGCGTTAGTTTTATTCATCAAGAAATGAATACTTGGCCGCAGATGACGGTTTTAGAGAACTTATTTATCGGCAAAGAAATGAAAAATAAAATCGGATTTATTCGTTCGAAAGAAATGAAAACGTTAGCATTAAAAACGTTTAAAGAATTAGGCATTACAATGGATTTAGATGCAGATGTTCAAACACTTTCTGTCGGGCAACAGCAGATGATTGAGATTGCGAAAGCTCTGATGACTGATTGCCAAGTACTGATTATGGATGAGCCAACAGCTGCTTTAACGGATCGTGAAATCCGGATGCTATTTAAAATTATTCAGCATTTGAAAACGAAGGAAGTTGCCATTATTTATATTTCTCATCGAATGGAAGAGATTTTTGAAATTAGTGATCGAATCACAGTGATGCGAGACGGAATGACGGTGGATACAACGTTGACGAAAGAAACCAATGTGGATGATGTCGTTCGTAAGATGGTTGGTCGAGAAATTAGCGATTATTACCCTAAGAAGAATGCTGAAATTGGCGAAACAGTTTTTGAAGTCAAAAATCTATCTGGCACTAGTGGTTTTGAGAATATTTCATTTTCGGTTAAATCAGGTGAAATTGTCGGTTTTTCTGGCTTAATGGGTGCTGGCAGAACTGAAATAATGCGAGGGATTTTTGGAATAGATCCAATCAGTCAAGGCGAAATAATTCTTGAAGGAAAAAAAGTTCAATTGAAAAATCCGAGTACCGCTATTAAAGCTGGTGTTGGTTTTTTAACAGAAAATAGAAAAGAAGAGGGCTTAGTTTTAGATTTTTCAATTAAAGACAATATTAGTTTGCCAAGTATTGATGAGTTTAGAGTTAGAGGGTTAATTGATACTAAAACAGAAGATGAATTTGTTCAGTTGTTAATGAAACGGCTAACAGTTAAAGCGCAAAACGAAGATATCTCAGCTGGCAGCCTTTCTGGTGGGAATCAGCAAAAAGTTGTACTAGCAAAATGGATTGGGATTGGACCTAAAGTATTAATCTTAGATGAACCGACTCGTGGTGTTGATGTTGGGGCTAAACGTGAAATTTATCAGTTGATGAATGAGCTAGCTGAAAGAGGCGTGGCAATCGTGATGGTGTCGAGTGATTTACCAGAAGTATTAGGTGTTAGTGATCGGATTTTAGTCGTTCATGAAGGCAAAATTGCTGGAGAACTTAATCGGACAGAAGCGACGCAAGAAAAAATAATGAATCTTGCTACAGGAGGGAAATAGTTATGAAGGATGAATTGAAAGTGGAGTTACCTAAAAAGAAATATACTGGTAAAGAATTGATTGGAAAACTAGGTCCATTATTAGCTTTACTGGTTTTAATTATTATTGTGACAGCTATGAATCCGAGTTTTATTGCCCCAATTAACTTATTGAACTTACTTCGTCAAGTTTCAGTCAATGCGTTAATTGCCTTTGGAATGACCTTTGTCATTTTGACTGGTGGGATAGATTTGTCAGTTGGTTCAACCTTAGCTTTAAGTGGGGCTTTGGTTGCAGGCATGATTACGTCTGGAATTGATCCTTTATTAGCAATGATTATTGGCGTCATGATTGGAGGAATTCTTGGTGCTATTAACGGATTATTAATTACAAAAGGTAAAATGGCTCCGTTTATTGCGACATTGGCAACAATGACTATTTTTCGGGGAGCTACCTTAGTTTATACAGATGGCAATCCAATTACAGGAATTGGCGATAGCTTTATTTTCAAATTTGTCGGGCGTGGCTACCTATTTGGGATTCCGTTTCCAGTTATTTTAATGGTTGTGGCTTTTGCTATTTTATTCTTAGTCTTGCATAAAATGACATTCGGTCGTAAAACATATGCAATTGGTGGCAATGAAAAAGCTGCTTTTGTTGCAGGAATCAAAATTGATCGTGTGAAAACTATGATTTATGCTTTGTCAGGCATGATGGCTTCAATTAGTGGGATTATTATTACCTCACGTTTGAATTCAGCCCAACCAAATGCAGGTCAAGCCTATGAAATGGATGCAATTGCTGCGGTTGTTTTAGGAGGAACAAGTTTATCCGGTGGACGTGGTCGTATTTTTGGAACCTTGATTGGGGCACTAATTATTGGAACCTTAAATAATGGTCTGAATTTATTAGGTGTTTCAAGTTTTTATCAACAAATTGTCAAAGGAATCGTTATTATCATCGCTGTTTTATTAGATCGCAAGAAAAAATAAATTAATAAGAGGGAGAAATAAAATGAAAAAACTGGTACTTTTATTAGGAGCATCATTATTATTAATGGCAGGTTGTGGAGCAGCAACATTAGATGGAGAAAATTCAAGTAGCGATAAGGTTGTCAAGAAAGAAGAAAAAGAATTAGTTGTAGGAGTATCTTTATCGACATTGAATAACCCGTTTTTTGTATCATTAGAAAATGGAATTCAAAAGTTAGCGGATGAAAAAGGGACAAAATTAAAAATTGTTGACGCACAAGATGATACAGCTAAACAAAGCAATGATGTTGATGATTTAATTCAACAAGGGGTTGATATTTTGTTAATCAATCCAGTTGACTCATCTGCAATTACTCCAGCAGTGGAATCGGCAAATGCAGCCAATATTCCAGTTATTGCGATTGATCGTGATAGTGAAGGCGGAAAATTGTTGAGTTTAGTTGCTTCTAACAATATCGAAGGCGGAAAAATGGCAGCTAAATATATTGAAGAAGTTGTCGGTTCGGAAGCGAAAGTTGTGGAATTACAAGGTGTTCCAGGAGCTTCAGCAACACGAGAACGTGGAAAAGGTTTCGATGAGTATGCCAAAGGTAAATTAGATATTATCGCTCAACAAGCGGCTAACTTTGACCGTGCTAAAGGGTTAACAGTTATGGAAAATATGTTGCAATCGAATCCAGAAGTCCAAGCGGTCTTTGCTCAGAATGATGAAATGGCATTGGGAGCAGTTGAAGCCATTGGTGCAGCAGGTAAAACGGATGCGATTACTGTTGTTGGATTTGATGGTACAGAAGATGGATTGAAGGCTATTAAAGCAGGAAAAATGAGTGCTACTGTTGCTCAACAACCTGAAGAAATGGGCAAATTAGCTCTACAAGCAGCTTTTGATCATTTTGCAGGGAAAAAAGTTGAGTCTAAGATTGATTCGCCTTTAGAATTAATAAAAAAATAAACTAAAAATGCAGTTGGATTAAGGAATAAAGCCTTAATTTAACTGCATTTCTATTTTTTTAATTAAACGCAGTGCTAGATTAAATTAGAATTGCTCATCTAAATAAGAATCATGTAACCACTTTTCAGTTACCCGACTATTTACCCAAATAATTCCACGTTCAAAAGTAACTATATCTCCATCGCTTCCAACGATAACCCAAGTATAATTTTCTGTTTCTGGTAGATAGCATTTATACTTCATGCCAGAGATTGTCATTTTTTTATCGTTGATTATAATTTCCTCATCATGTTGATCAATCCACAAATTTTCTAACTTTTCAAAATAACCTGGTTCTAATCTAGTTAAAAAATCTTTAGCTATTTGTTCTGTTTCTTCATGAGTTAATAATAGTTTGTTATCTATTAAGTTGAATTTTCTATTCATGTTGGTAAAACCTAGAATATAATTGGTTTCTTTTTCAACGGTTACAGAAAAATGTTCACCGTATAAATCAGTCTTATTACTTTCTGGCGTGTATCTAATTAATAATACAGGCTTGCCATTTTGTTGAATTGTATCTTTGATAGAGGCTAATTTATATCCCTCTGGTATTTCCAACGTTTGTTCTACAAGTTTAAAAATATCCGAGTATTGCTTTTTTAAATCTAAGGAATTCGTTTGAGTGTTCATATTTTTTTCTCCTTTTTTACTTTCTCCCTTGAGAGGAAGTCTGTTTTTTTGATTCATACCTATCGAGTTACTAGTAACAGCATAAATAGTGAAGGACATAAAAAGTAAAGCAACAATAATTAAACTAATTTTTAGTTTCTTTTTAATAATAAATCACATCCGATACCTAATATTTCTAGTTTCAAAAAAAATGAACTTAGATAATCGTAAAAATGTAAAAGTACTCATTACTAGCACATAAAAACCACCTCTTTTTTGTAGATAATCTACAATTAGTATATATCATATACAAAAATTGTCAATAGTTTAAATTTGAGTTATACTAATATAGACAGAAAATAGGGAGGACGACATGGATATCATTGATATTGAATTATTAAAAAAAATGTCTGTTAATATAGGTGAGGCAGCAAATATTACGGGAATTCCAATTAGAAAACTACGGTATTGGGAGAGTAAAAATATCATTAAAAGTGTTGATGAAGGCGTAAATAAAACCAGAAAATTTGACTATTATGAAATAAAAAAAATAATTTTAATTAAAGAACTACTGGATGAGGGGTACACGTTAGAAAAAGCGACTGAAAAAGTTGAAGTCCGAATGAAAAATCTAGCAGAAGCTTTTGAAAAATTAGAAAAAGCGAGAATAGAAAATGAAGAAAAATGAAATTAATTATCAACAAGCGACACCCAAGGATTATGCTCAAATCATTCAAGTTTGGAAACGTTCAGTTTTAGCGACGCATCATTTTTTAAAACCAGAAGATATGTCTAGTATTGAGGCTGAAATTCGTTATTGGTTACCTAAAATGAACGTTCAAGTTTGGAGCCAGTCGGAAAAAATGATTGGTTTTTCAGCTGTTAGTGAAGACACGCTGGAAATGCTATTTATTGATCCAAATCAAATTGGAAAAGGTTATGGCAAACAAATCTTAAAAGAATTATTATCAGCTTTCGAGGTTACTAAAGTTGACGTGAATGAGCAAAACGAAGCAGCGGTGACATTTTATTTAAAAAATGGTTTTCAGATAGCTACTAGAGACGAATTAGATAGTGAAGGTAGAGCCTATCCAATTTTACATTTAGAATTAACTAAATAAAGCACAGTAAGTCAGTTTTTTTAACTCTGACTTACTGTGCTTTTATTTTTTTTTAAATCTTTTTACCAGAAGCTAAAAAGTGTTGTTGCCCATAGTCAACAATAAAGTCTCTAAATAACCGAGTGGCTGGTGAAAGATAATGATTTTTCAAGGTTGTTGCATAGATAGTACGTTGGTAAGTAGGGTTGGTAATGTGGAGAATTTTAACTTTGTAATAGTCTAAAGCTGCAATTCTTGGTACAATACCAATGCCATGACCAAAGGCAACAAAGCCCGCCATCGTATGGTCTTCTTCCACCTCGCAAACAATTGATGGAACAACATTAACTTCGGCTAGCATCGCATCAATCATCGGACGAATCCCACTTTTTTTGTTAAATGAAATAAAGGGATAGCCAGCCGTATTTTTTAAATCAATTTCATCAAAGTAGGCTAATGGATGATCCAAAGGCACGATTAAAACAATTTCCTCTTCTGCAATCGGTTCAAAATGGAGTTGGTCATCAGGTGTAATCATCGAACAAATGGCGATATCGGATTGTTCAGCTTTCAAACTTTTGATAATATTTTTAGTATTCCCTTGATAAAAAGAAAAAGAAATATTTTGATGGGCATCAATTATTTGAAACTCTTTTAACAAAAGTGGCGCAAAATAAGGCCCTAAGGTATAAATAAAAGCTAAGTCAATATGTCCCCGATCAGGACTAACTAATTCTTTTAATGCTTTTTCCCCATGTTCCAGTTCATTTAAAGAACGTTCTACATAACTTAAGAAGAAATGCCCATACTTTGTTAAGCGAATATTTCTTCCATTTTTTTCAAATAAAAATGTGCCTAATTCTTTTTCAAGTTCAGTCATGGAATTGCTTAAACTAGGCTGGGTGATGGATAATTGTTCAGCGGCTTGCGTCATATGTTCTGTTTTTGCTAGCATTTTAAAATAATAAAGCTGTTTTAAATTCATAGGAATTCCTCCAGTCTATTTCGATTCATAGTTTTATTCTATCAATAAATACAAAAATATGCATTAGAATTATATGATTTTTCCGTTTATACTGAAATTGTGAAATAAAGAGCAATGTGTCGAATGTATATAGTAAATCGAATTAAAAAAAGTGGAGGAGATAAAATGGAACAATATGCAGCTTTATTTGAACCCTTAGTAATTAAACGAATGACGTTGAAAAATCGTGTGATGATGCCTCCAATGGGAACGAACTTTGCTAATTTGGATGGCTCGTTTAACAATGAGCATATTACTTATTATGAACAACGTGCTAAAGGTGGGACTGGGTTAATTACCTTAGAAAATGCGTGTCTTGATTTTCCAATGGGAACGAATGGAACGACTCAATTACGCATTGATAATGACCAATATTTGCCAGGTTTATGGCGCTTTAATGAAGTGATGCATGCATATGGAGCCTGTACATCGGTTCAAATTAACCATGCAGGTGCTTCAGCTTATGGCTTGCGTTTAAATGGACA
This Carnobacterium maltaromaticum DSM 20342 DNA region includes the following protein-coding sequences:
- a CDS encoding alpha/beta hydrolase — its product is MKKFFLWLAGLIILLSIGLTIVFNLTPLPMISLARQVLFSVPTDTRKPEYTEGSVTVLTNKSYTGKYKQSTFDLYLPDIPLPNEPTIAWVHGGGYIGGDKLEEKEYATKLADNGYSVAVMNYELVPETTYPIPVRQVGEFIKHLEANQEVYGLSMVNLFIAGDSAGAQIASQFIAAQTNPAYGKQIQVEAVPTLKEIKGALLYCGPYNLIDIVEDSTSQIVSFSFDKIGWSYFDERNWENSEKAKLSVVPNYVNKDFPPTFITDGNTSSFEQQGREFASKLEEVGVPIKTRFFDSKEVETRHEYQFKLTTPPGKIAFEDTLNFLKAYQK
- a CDS encoding LacI family DNA-binding transcriptional regulator codes for the protein MTTIKDVAKHAGVSVATVSRTINNSGYVGVESRKKIELAIKELNFYPNEVARSLFQKKSKFVGLLLPDISNPFFPLLAKGVEDKMNQMGYQLILGNVQEDMDKEKEYLKAFAQNNVAGVLSAINGGTKELKNIPLVMLDRVDTDKEYGVHSNDFEGGQLAAQAIAERNPKEIVVMVGPRSIHGSLERLRGTEKVLNNFKLNYHLLETSSFQFDATQATTDELFKQFPKVDSIIASNDVHALSILQEALRRGIKVPEVLQIIGYDDIPFSQMLFPSLATIAQPAYEIGFRGAELLCDRIENKLVKEKTIQLPVKIKIRESLRKKVLE
- the rbsK gene encoding ribokinase is translated as MSKITVIGSLAKDFVVSVDKRPVVGETIIGNDFKTTFGGKGANQAVAAARLGSHVAMIGKVGADSFGTEIIANLKENQISVSGVEPVTHLPSGSAHITLADGDNSIVVISGANNAVDIQQLTKNQERIKTSDLVLLQQEIPSETVEAIVDFCYQHKIPTVLNPAPARSISQNVIDKVTYLTPNEHEFEELFPQLTVSEGLAKYPNKLIITVGSKGVLFNNGQEEILVPSYQVTPVDTTGAGDTFNGAFSVALTNQLSVAESIRFGNLAASLSIQKFGAQGGMPKLEELKEQPGYEKTWNFK
- the rbsD gene encoding D-ribose pyranase; amino-acid sequence: MKKHGILNSDISKVLSDLGHTDQITIGDAGLPVPEGVLKIDLALALSDPEFIKVFGLVLEDMVVEEMVLAKEIGVSNQKQLKQIKELAPMIPIHYLSHEEFKEQTKKSKVIIRTGEATPYSNVILQAGVIF
- a CDS encoding sugar ABC transporter ATP-binding protein, translating into MEVIMKNIYKAFGTNAVLEGVNFDTHGGEIHALMGENGAGKSTMMNILTGMHKKDQGTILINGKEHSYTNPKEAEEHGVSFIHQEMNTWPQMTVLENLFIGKEMKNKIGFIRSKEMKTLALKTFKELGITMDLDADVQTLSVGQQQMIEIAKALMTDCQVLIMDEPTAALTDREIRMLFKIIQHLKTKEVAIIYISHRMEEIFEISDRITVMRDGMTVDTTLTKETNVDDVVRKMVGREISDYYPKKNAEIGETVFEVKNLSGTSGFENISFSVKSGEIVGFSGLMGAGRTEIMRGIFGIDPISQGEIILEGKKVQLKNPSTAIKAGVGFLTENRKEEGLVLDFSIKDNISLPSIDEFRVRGLIDTKTEDEFVQLLMKRLTVKAQNEDISAGSLSGGNQQKVVLAKWIGIGPKVLILDEPTRGVDVGAKREIYQLMNELAERGVAIVMVSSDLPEVLGVSDRILVVHEGKIAGELNRTEATQEKIMNLATGGK
- a CDS encoding ABC transporter permease, with protein sequence MKDELKVELPKKKYTGKELIGKLGPLLALLVLIIIVTAMNPSFIAPINLLNLLRQVSVNALIAFGMTFVILTGGIDLSVGSTLALSGALVAGMITSGIDPLLAMIIGVMIGGILGAINGLLITKGKMAPFIATLATMTIFRGATLVYTDGNPITGIGDSFIFKFVGRGYLFGIPFPVILMVVAFAILFLVLHKMTFGRKTYAIGGNEKAAFVAGIKIDRVKTMIYALSGMMASISGIIITSRLNSAQPNAGQAYEMDAIAAVVLGGTSLSGGRGRIFGTLIGALIIGTLNNGLNLLGVSSFYQQIVKGIVIIIAVLLDRKKK
- a CDS encoding D-ribose ABC transporter substrate-binding protein → MKKLVLLLGASLLLMAGCGAATLDGENSSSDKVVKKEEKELVVGVSLSTLNNPFFVSLENGIQKLADEKGTKLKIVDAQDDTAKQSNDVDDLIQQGVDILLINPVDSSAITPAVESANAANIPVIAIDRDSEGGKLLSLVASNNIEGGKMAAKYIEEVVGSEAKVVELQGVPGASATRERGKGFDEYAKGKLDIIAQQAANFDRAKGLTVMENMLQSNPEVQAVFAQNDEMALGAVEAIGAAGKTDAITVVGFDGTEDGLKAIKAGKMSATVAQQPEEMGKLALQAAFDHFAGKKVESKIDSPLELIKK
- a CDS encoding MerR family transcriptional regulator — protein: MDIIDIELLKKMSVNIGEAANITGIPIRKLRYWESKNIIKSVDEGVNKTRKFDYYEIKKIILIKELLDEGYTLEKATEKVEVRMKNLAEAFEKLEKARIENEEK
- a CDS encoding GNAT family N-acetyltransferase, translated to MKKNEINYQQATPKDYAQIIQVWKRSVLATHHFLKPEDMSSIEAEIRYWLPKMNVQVWSQSEKMIGFSAVSEDTLEMLFIDPNQIGKGYGKQILKELLSAFEVTKVDVNEQNEAAVTFYLKNGFQIATRDELDSEGRAYPILHLELTK
- a CDS encoding LysR family transcriptional regulator, producing the protein MNLKQLYYFKMLAKTEHMTQAAEQLSITQPSLSNSMTELEKELGTFLFEKNGRNIRLTKYGHFFLSYVERSLNELEHGEKALKELVSPDRGHIDLAFIYTLGPYFAPLLLKEFQIIDAHQNISFSFYQGNTKNIIKSLKAEQSDIAICSMITPDDQLHFEPIAEEEIVLIVPLDHPLAYFDEIDLKNTAGYPFISFNKKSGIRPMIDAMLAEVNVVPSIVCEVEEDHTMAGFVAFGHGIGIVPRIAALDYYKVKILHITNPTYQRTIYATTLKNHYLSPATRLFRDFIVDYGQQHFLASGKKI